CCGCTGGCGCAGAAGCTCGGCGGCGGCGCTTGCTGATAAGCGATCTTCAGCAAACCGCTGGTCTCGCTCAAGGGCTCATAGCTGGCCTCGCCGAAATCCTGATAGGCGTGATGGATCAGCGACGACTGTTGCAGGAAGCTGTGAATGTCAGGGTTGAGCAGGCTGCTGTACGGACCCGACAAGCTGCTGGTCGCCGAGAACGCGCCGAGGTCTTCATAAATCTCCGCGGCGGTCCCGCCCAGCTCCGCGGCAATGGCGCGATCCAGCGCGTCGAGCAAGCGCAGCGGATACCAGTCGTCTATGCCAATCTCTTTGAGCGCCTTGTGGTCTTCGTCGCTCAGGCGGGCGAGTATCCGGGCCCAGGCTTCGAGTCCCTGGTTCATGGCGATGAACAGGAAGCGGGCGCGCAGCAGCCCGCCTTTGACGTGCATGCCGGAGTAGAAAGATTGAGGGGGTTGCATGAGTTTGACTCCGTGGCCGAATCGTTGGCGACGCGATTATACCACGAAGTCGTCGGTCGGAAATCTCTGCGTGGCGCAAGCCGGTTGGCTTGCGCCACATCAATATCGATCAGCGCAGCGCCACGGGCTGGCCCTGAGCCGTGCGCGTCACGATGTGCGCCAGCTTGCGCGTGCCGGCGCGCTCGGCGACGACCTCGACTTCATCGGCCAGTCGCAGGTCAGCGAGCCTGAGCGCGATGTCATCCATCGTCGCGATAGAGACCAGCTCGTTGCCTTCGATCAGTGTCGTCTGCTCGCTCAATTGAAACTCCAGGCGCTCGCCGCCGGCGGTCTCGATGCCGAGCCGCTGGCCGCGCAAAGCGACGATGCGACCGCTGACGATAAAGCTGTTGGCGCGGCCAATGATGCGCGGCGCAAACTCGCTCACGCGCGCACGCGCGGCGGCCGGTTGATGACGGGTGGGGGCGTAACCTTTTCCCTGACCGGCGGCGTGACTGCGATTTTGCGCCGGCGCCGCCATGCAGAGCAGGACGACGAAGGATAGCAGCGCCGCAAGCGCTGTAATCATTCCTATCACACGGGGTCTTCTCATCTCATACCTCCTGCCCAATTGGCTCGCGCCGCCGCTTTCTGGGCAACCCTCGTGCCGCCACCCGGAGGCGCGCAGCGGCGTGGAAAAGGCGGTTGCGGTCGGCTAACATACGAACCCAATGACTCAGGACAGAACACGGGTGAAAAAATTACCTACCGCGGCAGGGCGCAAGGCGGCGCGCAAAACGGCGCTTCAGCCCGCAGGCGCGATCATCGACGTGCCCGGCCTTAGCGTCGGTCACACGCACAATCTGGCGGCGCGCACAGGCTGTACCGTCGTGCTGTGCGGAGCCGAAGGCGCGGTCGCCGGCGTAGACGTGCGCGGCGCTGCTCCCGGCACGCGCGAGACCGATCTGCTCGCCCCTGAAAATCTGGTTGAGCGCGTCCACGCCATACTGCTGACGGGCGGCTCGGTCTTTGGACTGGACGCCGCGTGCGGGGTTGTTCGCTGGCTGGAAGCGCGCGACATCGGCTTTGATACGGGCGTGGCGCGCGTGCCGATTGTGCCCGCCGCGGTGATCTTCGACCTCGCCGAAGGCGACGCGCGTGTGCGGCCCAACGCGGCCATGGGATACGAAGCCTGCGAGCGCGCCACCTCTGAAACGGTCGAAGAAGGCCGCGTCGGCGCGGGCGCAGGGGCAACGGTCGGTAAGCTTCTGGGCATGGCGATGGCGTCGGCGGGCGGCATCGGTACGGCTTCGATGAGAGTGGCAAACGGCGCGACGGTCGGCGCCGTCGTCGTCGTCAACGCCTTCGGCGACATTGTTGACCCCGACGGCGGTGGCATTGTCGCGGGGGCGCGCTCGCGCGGTGGCGGCTGGCTCGACACGCAGCGCACGCTCGCAGCCGGTTCGCCGGCCAGTCCGCTGTCTGTAATGCAGAACACAACCC
This sequence is a window from Blastocatellia bacterium. Protein-coding genes within it:
- a CDS encoding P1 family peptidase gives rise to the protein MKKLPTAAGRKAARKTALQPAGAIIDVPGLSVGHTHNLAARTGCTVVLCGAEGAVAGVDVRGAAPGTRETDLLAPENLVERVHAILLTGGSVFGLDAACGVVRWLEARDIGFDTGVARVPIVPAAVIFDLAEGDARVRPNAAMGYEACERATSETVEEGRVGAGAGATVGKLLGMAMASAGGIGTASMRVANGATVGAVVVVNAFGDIVDPDGGGIVAGARSRGGGWLDTQRTLAAGSPASPLSVMQNTTLAVVATDAALTKAQARKVAAMAHDGLARAIRPIHTMFDGDTIFALSTGSARADVTTVGAIAAEVVARAVLRVGRMSGTR